The following coding sequences lie in one Candidatus Bathyarchaeota archaeon genomic window:
- the hycI gene encoding hydrogenase maturation peptidase HycI, which yields EILRNLLADRDRVVVLGVGNTLRRDDGFGVYVASSLKRFKLKDVLVLEAGASPESVLDDILEFNPSHLVVVDSVEMGRRPGDLVVAGLESIADEVTVSTHRLPMTLLVKYLRLMGFKGRVVVVGVQPGDLSFGEGLTPRVREAADIVVNMLRSVLSNGDYG from the coding sequence GAGATTCTTAGAAACCTTCTTGCAGACAGGGATAGAGTAGTCGTGCTGGGTGTCGGAAACACCTTGAGAAGAGACGACGGCTTCGGCGTGTACGTCGCGTCCTCGCTTAAACGGTTTAAACTTAAAGACGTCTTGGTATTAGAGGCGGGGGCTTCTCCGGAGAGCGTTTTAGACGATATTTTAGAGTTTAACCCTTCACACCTCGTTGTAGTCGACTCGGTCGAGATGGGGCGTAGACCCGGAGACCTAGTGGTAGCCGGTTTGGAGAGTATAGCGGATGAGGTCACGGTGTCGACCCATAGGCTACCGATGACCCTGCTCGTGAAGTATCTGAGGCTTATGGGGTTTAAGGGTAGGGTTGTGGTCGTCGGCGTCCAGCCAGGCGACTTATCATTTGGAGAGGGGTTAACCCCAAGGGTTAGAGAGGCAGCCGATATCGTCGTAAATATGTTAAGAAGCGTCTTATCTAACGGAGACTATGGGTAA
- the hypD gene encoding hydrogenase formation protein HypD: MEARRPTWEVDAEIERLYRRNRRLADEVKKVIWKYADRVRRVKGDGFKVKIMNFCGTHEWTTVHYGIRSLLPDNVELVAGPGCPVCVTPSFIVEHAIRLSLEGVRVYTFGDSFKLPAVRPVKGVRNLAEAKTAGGDVQVVYSFLDALKDVANTRRESVFLAIGFETTAPGYALPLAERLIPRELSILSALRLTPPAARYAIAEADRRGLTPIKGIVAPGHVSAITGAKPWDELSRELKIPTVVSGFEPIDLLISIAEILRMILRGEVGVKVEYRRVVSWEGNREALKAIYRVFEKTDAAWRGIGFIEESGLELRDSYRGFDGFDRYGLEKPDRESWVMDNLKGCRCAEVVLGLVKPTDCKFFLKGCSPSKPLGPCMVSSEGTCSIWARFGGYLDLKNL; the protein is encoded by the coding sequence TTGGAGGCTCGAAGACCGACGTGGGAGGTCGACGCCGAGATCGAGAGACTCTACAGGCGCAATAGGAGGCTCGCGGACGAGGTTAAGAAAGTCATCTGGAAGTACGCCGACAGGGTTAGACGGGTCAAAGGTGATGGGTTCAAGGTTAAGATCATGAACTTCTGCGGAACCCACGAGTGGACCACCGTACACTACGGTATCAGAAGCCTATTACCGGATAACGTGGAGCTTGTAGCAGGCCCTGGATGCCCGGTGTGTGTAACACCTTCGTTCATCGTAGAACACGCCATAAGGCTATCGCTCGAAGGTGTTAGGGTCTATACCTTCGGCGACTCTTTCAAGCTCCCGGCTGTTAGACCGGTTAAAGGTGTCAGAAACCTCGCCGAGGCTAAGACGGCCGGGGGAGACGTGCAGGTCGTGTATAGCTTCTTGGATGCTTTGAAGGACGTAGCCAATACCCGTCGGGAGTCTGTGTTTCTAGCCATAGGTTTCGAGACCACGGCTCCGGGGTATGCTCTACCGCTTGCCGAGAGGCTTATTCCTAGGGAATTGAGCATCTTATCCGCTTTGAGGCTGACGCCTCCGGCCGCTAGGTACGCGATAGCCGAGGCCGATAGGAGGGGGTTAACCCCGATTAAAGGTATAGTGGCCCCGGGGCATGTATCCGCTATAACAGGCGCTAAGCCCTGGGATGAGCTTTCTAGGGAGCTTAAGATACCTACGGTCGTCTCGGGTTTCGAGCCCATAGACCTACTCATATCGATAGCGGAGATACTGAGGATGATCCTACGCGGCGAAGTCGGGGTGAAGGTCGAATACCGGAGGGTCGTCTCCTGGGAGGGAAACAGGGAGGCCCTCAAGGCTATCTACAGGGTTTTCGAGAAGACCGACGCGGCTTGGAGGGGGATAGGGTTCATAGAGGAGAGCGGTTTAGAGCTTAGAGACAGCTATAGGGGGTTCGACGGGTTCGACAGGTATGGGCTGGAAAAGCCGGATAGGGAGAGCTGGGTCATGGATAACTTGAAGGGATGTAGATGCGCGGAGGTCGTGCTCGGCCTGGTTAAACCCACGGACTGCAAGTTCTTTCTTAAAGGCTGCAGCCCCTCGAAGCCTCTAGGCCCCTGTATGGTGTCCTCCGAGGGCACATGCTCGATATGGGCTAGGTTTGGGGGGTATTTGGACTTGAAGAACCTCTAA
- a CDS encoding HypC/HybG/HupF family hydrogenase formation chaperone has product MCWGVPAKVLKVEGFTALVDFGGGVEKEVLVATSGVHSGDYVLVHAGVIVSKIRREEVVKILDAYKEMAVQLAVEEGLKREDAERYYDGILRDILGGEEV; this is encoded by the coding sequence ATGTGTTGGGGTGTTCCGGCTAAGGTTTTGAAGGTCGAGGGTTTCACGGCTCTGGTGGACTTCGGGGGTGGAGTGGAGAAAGAGGTCTTGGTCGCGACCAGTGGTGTTCACAGCGGCGACTACGTTCTGGTCCACGCCGGTGTAATCGTCTCGAAGATACGGAGGGAGGAGGTGGTGAAGATCCTAGACGCGTATAAGGAGATGGCTGTCCAGCTGGCGGTCGAGGAGGGGTTAAAGAGAGAGGATGCCGAGAGATACTATGATGGGATCCTCCGAGACATCCTGGGCGGGGAGGAGGTATGA
- the hypE gene encoding hydrogenase expression/formation protein HypE translates to MSKVTLAHGAGGREMAELLEALIFHRVDEPLKKVEGGLGIDHPDDGALIPIGEGRFLVVSTDSYTVSPLFFPGGDIGKLAVCGSINDVLMMGGIPVAMLDTIVVEEGLPMQTLNSIVDSMVETLRNEGVALIGGDFKVMPKGSVDRIVVTTTCIGVSENPIMDVNLEPGDRIIVSGCLGEHGATIMALQHGLEAEASLKSDVKPLTRLFKPLIEKYSKVVKAAGDPTRGGLSMLLNGWAKSTGFLIIVDEAKIPISKPVRKYSEMLGVDPLHLASEGVAVIATEAGYADEVLDFVRGLGFEDAMIIGEVVKGERFKGLVVARSEVGGLRVLEPPTGELVPRIC, encoded by the coding sequence ATGAGTAAGGTAACGTTAGCTCACGGAGCCGGGGGCAGGGAGATGGCTGAACTCTTGGAAGCCCTGATATTCCATAGGGTAGACGAGCCTCTCAAGAAGGTCGAAGGCGGGTTAGGGATAGACCATCCAGACGACGGTGCTTTAATACCTATCGGCGAGGGCAGGTTCTTAGTCGTGTCGACGGATTCGTACACGGTCTCGCCGTTGTTCTTCCCGGGGGGCGATATCGGGAAGCTGGCCGTCTGCGGTTCGATAAACGACGTCCTTATGATGGGCGGTATACCGGTCGCGATGCTTGATACGATAGTCGTGGAGGAGGGGCTCCCGATGCAGACCCTTAACAGCATAGTGGATTCTATGGTCGAAACCCTCAGGAACGAGGGGGTTGCGTTGATAGGTGGAGACTTCAAGGTCATGCCTAAAGGCAGTGTGGACAGGATCGTCGTGACCACGACTTGTATAGGGGTCTCAGAGAACCCGATAATGGATGTGAACCTTGAGCCTGGGGATAGGATAATCGTGTCCGGCTGTCTAGGCGAACATGGGGCGACCATAATGGCTCTGCAACACGGTTTAGAGGCCGAGGCCTCGCTCAAGAGCGACGTAAAGCCTCTGACCCGGCTATTCAAACCCCTGATAGAGAAGTATTCTAAGGTGGTTAAAGCCGCCGGAGACCCTACGAGAGGTGGGTTATCGATGCTTCTCAACGGCTGGGCTAAGTCCACCGGTTTCCTGATAATCGTAGACGAGGCTAAGATACCTATCAGTAAACCCGTTAGGAAATATTCTGAGATGCTCGGGGTCGACCCTCTGCATCTGGCGTCTGAGGGTGTGGCGGTTATAGCCACCGAAGCCGGGTATGCGGATGAGGTCTTAGACTTCGTCAGAGGATTGGGGTTCGAGGACGCGATGATCATAGGCGAGGTCGTCAAGGGTGAAAGGTTTAAGGGTTTGGTAGTCGCTAGGAGCGAGGTGGGGGGGCTGAGGGTTCTAGAGCCTCCCACCGGAGAGCTTGTCCCAAGGATCTGCTAA
- the hypF gene encoding carbamoyltransferase HypF has translation MKAVKITVTGVVQGVGFRPFVYRLARDLGLKGYVKNLGGSEVEIVVEGPSSKVEEFVARIRSDKPPPAEIQSLTVKPTGGGFREFKIEPSGRSRRAYSMIPPDIGICRDCLAEVLDPKDRRYMYPLNSCAWCGPRFSMMEDIPYDRGNTSMRDFPMCTDCLREYRDPDDIRRFHAQGNCCPVCGPRVWLEDRNGVVINRENPVLEASRLVEEGYILAVKGLGGFHIACLATDDDIVLRLRTRKRRPEKPFALMALNLETARRIAYISEEDARLLESPIRPILLLPEREDSPVSRHVAPGLSMQGIMLPYTALHYMLLSNVGDGFLIMTSGNERGEPMCTGNREARVKLRGFVDYFLMHDRRIVNRVDDSVVRRTGGFYTVIRRGRGYAPRWVRLPFRLPSPVVALGAHYQNTGCLAFEDIAIPTQFVGDMDNLSSLAELERAVSFLLKTYRIDLSDVVVAVDKHPRYLSRLLAEKWIETYGCRLVEVQHHHAHAASVMVELGVKDSEMVAVTLDGAGYGDDGTVWGGEVLITGYGAYTRFGHLEQVPMPGGDRATEYPVRMLMSILSRFMPVEEVREFIVGRGLHKGLPYGAEEADAVLSLLERGDAPLTSSLGRVLDSASALLGICFKRTYEGEPAIKLEATSSRAKPIDLLEPRVSRSKPLVQTHRIFEELLEKLDRPREQLAYSVQRALGLSIGELAVMASKGRGVDRVLVSGGAAVNTVIFEAIREKAEEAGLKAYVNTVVPAGDGGVSLGQAAVAGFRVLESLL, from the coding sequence ATGAAGGCTGTTAAGATAACAGTCACGGGGGTCGTTCAGGGGGTAGGTTTCAGACCGTTCGTCTATAGGCTAGCTAGGGATCTCGGGCTGAAGGGCTACGTTAAAAACCTGGGTGGAAGCGAGGTGGAGATAGTCGTCGAAGGCCCTTCCAGCAAGGTCGAGGAGTTCGTCGCAAGGATTCGAAGCGATAAACCGCCTCCCGCCGAGATCCAGAGCTTAACCGTGAAGCCTACAGGCGGTGGGTTTAGGGAGTTTAAGATAGAGCCTAGCGGTAGGTCCCGTAGAGCATACTCTATGATACCGCCTGACATAGGGATATGCAGAGACTGTCTAGCGGAGGTTTTAGACCCCAAGGACAGGAGGTACATGTACCCCCTTAACAGCTGCGCCTGGTGTGGGCCTAGGTTCTCCATGATGGAAGATATACCCTACGACAGGGGGAACACAAGCATGAGAGACTTCCCGATGTGCACCGACTGTCTTAGGGAGTATAGAGACCCCGACGACATCAGGAGGTTTCACGCCCAGGGAAACTGCTGCCCGGTCTGCGGGCCGAGGGTGTGGCTTGAGGATAGAAACGGTGTCGTGATTAACCGGGAGAACCCGGTCTTGGAGGCTTCGAGGCTCGTCGAGGAGGGATATATCCTAGCCGTCAAGGGGCTGGGTGGGTTCCACATAGCCTGTCTAGCCACGGACGACGACATCGTCTTGAGGCTTAGAACCAGAAAGAGGAGGCCTGAGAAGCCTTTTGCCCTGATGGCTTTAAACCTCGAAACCGCTAGGAGGATCGCGTATATCTCGGAGGAGGATGCACGGCTCCTCGAGTCGCCTATCAGACCGATCCTTCTACTCCCCGAGAGGGAGGATAGCCCCGTTTCGAGACATGTGGCTCCGGGCCTATCCATGCAGGGTATAATGCTACCCTACACGGCGCTCCACTACATGCTCCTCTCCAACGTTGGAGACGGCTTCCTGATAATGACGAGCGGCAACGAGAGGGGTGAACCGATGTGCACAGGCAACCGGGAGGCCAGGGTTAAGCTCAGGGGGTTTGTCGACTACTTCCTCATGCACGACAGGAGGATCGTTAACCGGGTAGACGACAGCGTCGTCAGGAGAACCGGTGGATTCTACACGGTGATAAGAAGGGGGAGGGGATACGCTCCGAGGTGGGTTAGGCTACCGTTTAGACTTCCAAGCCCTGTGGTCGCCTTAGGGGCGCACTACCAGAACACCGGATGCCTAGCCTTCGAGGACATAGCTATTCCAACCCAGTTCGTGGGGGATATGGATAACCTATCCTCTCTAGCGGAGCTTGAGAGAGCGGTCAGCTTTCTCCTAAAGACCTATAGAATCGACTTATCCGACGTCGTCGTGGCGGTCGATAAGCATCCCAGATACCTAAGCCGACTGCTGGCCGAGAAGTGGATTGAAACCTATGGCTGTAGGCTTGTGGAGGTTCAACACCACCACGCCCACGCTGCGTCGGTCATGGTGGAGCTGGGTGTCAAAGACTCGGAGATGGTGGCCGTCACCCTAGACGGTGCAGGATACGGCGACGACGGAACGGTTTGGGGTGGAGAGGTTCTCATAACCGGATACGGAGCCTACACAAGGTTCGGTCATCTAGAGCAGGTGCCGATGCCGGGTGGAGATAGGGCTACGGAGTACCCCGTCAGGATGCTCATGTCCATACTATCCAGGTTCATGCCGGTGGAGGAGGTTAGAGAGTTCATAGTCGGTAGGGGCCTTCACAAGGGGCTACCCTACGGAGCTGAGGAGGCCGACGCCGTGCTCTCCCTCCTCGAGAGAGGCGATGCACCCCTGACCTCGAGCCTAGGGAGGGTTTTAGACTCCGCCTCAGCGCTTCTAGGGATATGCTTCAAGAGGACCTATGAGGGGGAGCCGGCTATCAAGCTAGAGGCAACCTCGAGCAGAGCTAAGCCCATAGACCTGCTCGAGCCCAGGGTTTCCAGGTCGAAGCCCCTCGTCCAAACCCACAGGATCTTCGAGGAGCTTTTGGAGAAGCTCGATAGGCCCCGTGAGCAGCTTGCCTACAGCGTTCAGAGGGCGTTGGGGTTATCCATCGGAGAGCTCGCGGTCATGGCCTCCAAGGGGAGGGGCGTCGATAGGGTCCTCGTATCCGGGGGCGCGGCTGTGAACACCGTGATATTCGAAGCCATCAGGGAGAAGGCTGAGGAGGCAGGGCTTAAGGCATACGTCAACACCGTGGTTCCGGCCGGAGACGGCGGGGTCTCCCTAGGTCAGGCGGCGGTAGCCGGTTTCAGGGTTTTGGAAAGCCTCCTATAG
- a CDS encoding LLM class flavin-dependent oxidoreductase gives MKAEFGVYLPTFSRVKVGRELWELCLESALTAEKLGFASVWAPDHLMGFDSVQRLGEPSIDMLESSTLLSALAQATRRVKLGFSVACLPFRNPALMAKMTATLDVVSGGRLILGVGAGWRRDEFVSFGYVWRPLAERLRETLEAVEIIRRCWTMDKVYFRGRYHRVEGCEVKPKPLQKPRPPMWFGAVGLKAIEGFMNARLDGWLAPPLRLEDLKYRMDRFDMLGRGLTVAMEMYTSIDPDPDRALEKARRSLERWFGNPAEKVAEYDTEVHLPKGIVVRYGATVGSPDKCIDTIAKYVENGVTHFVLHFMPLEDTTEGLKLYAEKVLPYFERL, from the coding sequence ATGAAAGCGGAGTTTGGGGTCTACCTTCCCACCTTCAGCAGGGTCAAGGTCGGTAGGGAGCTATGGGAGCTGTGTCTAGAATCCGCTTTAACGGCGGAGAAGCTCGGCTTTGCATCCGTGTGGGCTCCGGATCACTTGATGGGCTTCGACTCCGTCCAAAGATTAGGCGAGCCGAGCATCGACATGCTCGAAAGCTCCACACTCCTCTCGGCCCTCGCGCAGGCCACGAGACGCGTTAAACTAGGCTTTTCAGTAGCATGCCTACCGTTCAGAAACCCTGCTTTAATGGCTAAGATGACCGCCACCCTAGACGTGGTCTCCGGTGGGAGGCTTATCCTGGGTGTGGGGGCGGGGTGGCGTAGAGACGAGTTCGTGAGCTTCGGCTACGTCTGGAGACCCCTCGCGGAGAGGCTTAGGGAAACCCTAGAAGCCGTCGAGATAATCCGTAGATGCTGGACGATGGATAAGGTGTACTTCAGGGGCAGGTACCACCGCGTCGAGGGCTGCGAGGTCAAGCCTAAGCCCCTGCAGAAACCTAGGCCGCCGATGTGGTTTGGAGCCGTGGGGTTGAAGGCCATCGAGGGGTTCATGAACGCTAGGCTCGACGGATGGCTAGCTCCCCCTCTGAGGCTCGAAGACCTCAAGTATAGGATGGATAGGTTCGACATGCTCGGTAGGGGCTTAACTGTGGCGATGGAGATGTACACGAGCATAGACCCAGACCCCGATAGAGCCTTGGAGAAGGCTAGACGGTCCCTCGAAAGGTGGTTCGGCAACCCGGCTGAGAAGGTCGCCGAGTACGACACCGAGGTTCATCTCCCTAAGGGTATAGTGGTCCGCTACGGAGCCACCGTCGGCTCGCCGGACAAGTGCATAGACACGATAGCCAAATACGTCGAAAACGGGGTCACACACTTCGTACTGCACTTCATGCCCCTCGAAGACACGACGGAGGGGTTGAAGCTGTACGCCGAGAAGGTTCTACCATACTTCGAAAGACTATAG
- a CDS encoding type II toxin-antitoxin system VapC family toxin produces the protein MDKGGQGEKPKVVVDASVVAKWFIPGEPWETEARTLEEKIASGDVEAYAPLLLLYEVASVVLKSISRGALKVDDGVQALEALSQLGLNIQATSWDDLVETLRIATASKLTVYDSTYLHLSKKMDAPLITADNQLKQRGQNIAKIILLDEVHENLFRDKA, from the coding sequence ATGGATAAGGGAGGACAGGGAGAGAAGCCCAAGGTAGTCGTCGACGCCAGCGTAGTGGCTAAGTGGTTCATCCCCGGGGAGCCCTGGGAGACTGAGGCCAGGACCCTTGAGGAGAAGATAGCCTCCGGAGATGTGGAAGCATATGCACCTTTACTACTTCTCTACGAGGTGGCATCCGTCGTATTAAAGTCCATATCTAGAGGAGCCTTAAAGGTTGACGACGGAGTCCAAGCCTTAGAGGCGCTAAGCCAGTTAGGCCTAAACATCCAAGCAACAAGCTGGGACGACCTAGTAGAGACCCTACGCATAGCCACAGCCTCAAAGCTAACCGTATACGACTCGACTTACCTCCATCTCTCCAAAAAGATGGACGCACCACTAATCACAGCCGACAACCAGCTAAAACAGAGGGGGCAGAACATAGCTAAGATTATCCTCCTCGACGAAGTACACGAAAACCTCTTCAGAGACAAAGCGTAG
- a CDS encoding PIN domain-containing protein yields the protein MPLIELDMLIAFVNVSDELHRTAVAVFEKIAEGELKNVVIPASAYMEYELVLRSRGYNENVIREDVESFRRIPNLGEAPLTSSILIEASRLRERYRLSYFDSLHAASALSYDRTIVSVDQAYQTVAGLKAIDPRSLANDRLSKPSRKITGG from the coding sequence ATGCCTCTGATAGAGCTTGATATGCTTATAGCATTCGTTAACGTCTCAGATGAGCTTCATAGAACAGCGGTAGCGGTCTTCGAGAAGATCGCTGAGGGTGAGCTTAAAAACGTAGTTATACCGGCGTCGGCGTATATGGAGTATGAGCTCGTGCTTAGGTCTAGAGGCTACAATGAGAATGTCATACGTGAAGACGTCGAGTCCTTCAGAAGGATTCCGAACCTCGGAGAGGCTCCTCTAACCTCGAGCATCCTCATAGAGGCTTCGAGGCTTAGAGAACGCTACCGTCTAAGCTACTTCGACTCTCTTCACGCAGCGTCGGCGTTGTCATACGATAGGACCATAGTATCGGTCGACCAGGCTTACCAAACGGTGGCAGGGCTTAAAGCCATAGACCCGAGGTCGTTAGCTAACGACCGTTTATCTAAACCGAGCCGGAAGATTACCGGAGGGTGA
- a CDS encoding AbrB/MazE/SpoVT family DNA-binding domain-containing protein, protein MAVSKVSKKGLTNVPVRVRRALGVEEGDMLLWEVDENLKVVRVKVLKNPIRALVGKYRDVGLTYENVEEKADRLLAGELNASDRA, encoded by the coding sequence ATGGCCGTAAGTAAGGTGTCTAAAAAGGGGTTGACGAACGTCCCTGTCAGGGTTAGGAGGGCTTTAGGCGTCGAGGAGGGCGACATGCTTTTGTGGGAGGTAGACGAGAATCTGAAGGTGGTGAGGGTTAAGGTTCTTAAAAACCCTATCAGGGCTTTGGTGGGTAAGTATAGAGACGTAGGTCTCACGTATGAGAATGTCGAGGAAAAGGCTGATAGGCTGTTAGCGGGGGAATTGAATGCCTCTGATAGAGCTTGA
- a CDS encoding glycosidase yields MKPYEHLVEMQRRFLHNHRGVRKPELKDVFERLCYIAPSDLIVSNYIRSKPLVAFNPGALLVGKRLKVFPRLIFDYYKYVSSIGVFELDIESVLNGDVPKPIETRIVLWPQSIWEFLGVEDPRTLLRDGEVYVLYTGKGYYLGRLSSSDYVTQLSRLLGRTSLRDASVEPFEELLNQVYMYGRFKRRDVLGLAILDETYEVKRRLYFRIRFGDEFLLPRSNKDSAFVDVDVDECTILTRPEVDGLNICWRCKASLHDGVIIGETLQPVLGFEDWELKIGWSTNTVKVSSNEYLVGWHAVLKDDLSYRNGLALVDETGRLLALSNYLLASKGLVETYGDRILVIFGDGLLVYQDRLLWVGGVGDYAIGLFSTDLDEVFEELKWLTG; encoded by the coding sequence ATGAAACCCTACGAACACCTGGTTGAGATGCAGAGACGCTTTCTACATAACCATAGAGGCGTGAGGAAACCCGAGCTTAAAGACGTGTTTGAGAGATTATGCTACATAGCCCCCAGCGACCTGATTGTTTCAAACTATATCCGGTCTAAGCCCCTCGTAGCGTTCAATCCAGGAGCGCTTTTGGTAGGCAAAAGGCTCAAGGTTTTCCCCAGGCTCATATTCGACTACTATAAGTATGTTTCGAGCATAGGAGTCTTCGAACTCGACATCGAGTCCGTCTTAAACGGTGATGTGCCGAAGCCTATAGAGACACGGATAGTGCTTTGGCCCCAGAGCATCTGGGAGTTCCTAGGGGTCGAAGACCCTAGGACTCTTCTAAGAGACGGCGAAGTATACGTGCTTTACACGGGGAAGGGCTACTACCTAGGGAGACTTTCATCATCGGACTATGTGACGCAGCTGTCTAGGTTACTGGGTCGGACGAGTTTACGAGACGCGTCGGTAGAGCCGTTCGAAGAGCTTCTGAACCAAGTCTACATGTATGGACGGTTTAAGCGTAGAGACGTGTTAGGGCTGGCTATACTAGACGAGACGTACGAGGTTAAGCGGAGGCTCTACTTTCGCATACGCTTCGGAGACGAATTCCTCCTACCGAGGTCGAACAAGGATAGTGCGTTCGTGGATGTGGATGTAGACGAATGCACGATTCTAACTAGACCTGAGGTCGACGGTTTAAACATATGCTGGCGGTGCAAGGCTTCTCTCCATGACGGAGTCATAATAGGCGAGACTCTTCAGCCGGTTCTAGGGTTTGAGGATTGGGAGCTTAAAATCGGTTGGTCCACTAACACTGTTAAGGTCTCGAGTAACGAGTATCTTGTGGGCTGGCATGCCGTCTTGAAGGACGACCTATCTTACAGAAACGGCCTAGCCTTGGTCGACGAGACCGGTAGGCTCCTGGCTCTAAGCAATTATCTACTAGCCTCGAAGGGTCTGGTCGAAACATACGGCGACAGGATTCTAGTGATATTCGGCGACGGGCTTCTAGTATATCAGGATAGGCTCCTGTGGGTAGGGGGTGTAGGTGACTACGCGATAGGACTGTTCTCGACAGACCTAGACGAGGTCTTCGAAGAGCTTAAATGGCTTACAGGGTGA
- a CDS encoding ABC transporter ATP-binding protein produces the protein MVKVKLENLTKRFGKVVAVDNLNLDIKDGEFVALLGPSGCGKSTTLLMIAGIYKPTSGYIYFDDEVVNDLPPRERNVGMVFQSYALYPHMSVFDNIAFPLKIKKAPRAEIEKKVREVARLLRIEELLDRRPAQLSGGQMQRVALARALAKEPNLFLMDEPLSNLDAKLRILMRTELKRLQKELGITTIYVTHDQVEAMTMADRIALLNEGRLQQVGSPDDLYHKPSNMFVAGFIGSPPMNFIEGSLEEREGKIVFTSEELTVELPADIADVLKDRVSEDVVLGVRPEDIIVGCERGFKALVYVVEPLGKDTIVNLKVGGLIIKAVVSGVKYNINDVVNVSFNLDKVHIFSRKNGEALV, from the coding sequence ATGGTTAAAGTCAAGCTGGAGAACCTTACTAAGAGGTTCGGTAAAGTCGTAGCGGTCGATAACCTAAACCTCGACATCAAGGACGGGGAGTTCGTCGCCCTCCTAGGCCCCTCTGGATGCGGGAAGAGCACGACCTTGCTCATGATCGCGGGTATCTACAAGCCGACGTCGGGGTACATATACTTCGACGACGAGGTGGTGAACGATCTACCGCCTAGAGAGAGGAACGTAGGCATGGTCTTCCAGAGCTACGCATTATACCCGCACATGAGCGTCTTCGACAACATAGCCTTCCCGCTGAAGATAAAGAAAGCCCCTAGGGCTGAGATCGAGAAGAAGGTGCGTGAGGTCGCTAGGCTCCTACGGATAGAAGAGCTTCTAGACAGACGGCCGGCTCAGCTAAGCGGTGGTCAGATGCAAAGGGTCGCGTTAGCCAGGGCTCTGGCTAAGGAGCCTAACCTGTTTCTGATGGACGAGCCTCTGAGCAACCTAGACGCTAAGCTCAGGATCTTGATGAGGACCGAGCTTAAGAGGCTTCAGAAGGAGCTGGGTATAACGACGATCTACGTGACCCACGACCAGGTCGAGGCTATGACGATGGCTGATAGGATAGCTCTACTCAACGAGGGGAGGCTTCAGCAGGTCGGTAGCCCCGACGACCTATACCATAAACCCAGCAACATGTTCGTCGCCGGTTTCATAGGAAGCCCACCTATGAACTTCATCGAAGGCTCCTTGGAGGAGCGGGAGGGGAAGATCGTCTTCACGTCTGAAGAGCTGACGGTGGAGCTTCCGGCCGATATAGCCGATGTCTTGAAGGACCGGGTTTCCGAGGATGTCGTGTTGGGCGTTAGACCTGAAGACATAATCGTGGGCTGTGAAAGAGGGTTTAAGGCTTTGGTCTACGTGGTCGAGCCTCTTGGGAAGGATACGATAGTCAACTTGAAGGTCGGTGGCCTTATAATCAAGGCCGTCGTGTCAGGGGTTAAATATAACATCAACGACGTGGTCAACGTATCGTTTAACTTAGATAAAGTTCACATATTCAGCCGTAAAAACGGTGAGGCCCTAGTCTAA